One part of the Treponema peruense genome encodes these proteins:
- a CDS encoding UDP-N-acetylmuramoyl-tripeptide--D-alanyl-D-alanine ligase, producing the protein MSGTSGKTENKQSLLSLENVLSATGGVHVLGDGEFFFDSVQTDSRLVTKNSLFVPLIGENQDGHKFIPQAVAAGVSVVFIAFDNFEKDSDYFVDIHSKNPAVIFIAVQNTLTALQKTAAAYVDKFPSLIKIGVTGSSGKTTTKEIAAAILSQKYSVVTNRGNFNSETGLPLSVFAIRKEHQVGIFEMGMNRVNEIGEIASVLKPRFAVITNIGTAHIGILGSRENIAAEKSKIFDYFQGIGTAFIPAGDDFASFLKERVDGNVVLYGEGVDADVQLVKDKGLEGTEISVCGKKALIPLPGKYNFLDALAAVELAKFLGLSAEEICSGLNNLKPMFGRSQVLHGRYTVVQDCYNANPDSMERAIEFISSVPCPQGKCLVLGDMLELGEASASEHRKTGLLAAGAGCSLVVFTGDEMQNAYNAALESHCKCELAYFAGKSDSVMEQAAEKVCSSMGEGAVVLVKGSRGMGLERAVAHILGENSHD; encoded by the coding sequence ATGAGCGGTACAAGCGGTAAAACTGAAAACAAACAAAGCCTTCTTTCTCTTGAAAATGTTCTTTCTGCAACAGGCGGTGTGCATGTTCTTGGGGACGGGGAATTCTTTTTTGATTCTGTGCAGACAGACAGCAGGCTTGTAACAAAAAATTCTCTTTTTGTTCCTCTTATTGGTGAAAATCAGGACGGACATAAATTTATTCCCCAGGCAGTGGCCGCAGGTGTTTCTGTTGTTTTTATTGCCTTTGACAATTTTGAAAAAGACAGTGATTATTTTGTAGACATTCATTCAAAAAATCCGGCGGTTATTTTTATTGCTGTACAGAATACTTTGACGGCTTTGCAGAAAACTGCTGCGGCTTATGTAGACAAGTTTCCTTCTTTGATCAAGATCGGAGTAACGGGTTCTAGCGGTAAAACTACTACAAAAGAGATAGCTGCCGCAATTCTGTCACAGAAGTACAGTGTTGTTACAAACAGGGGTAACTTTAACAGCGAAACAGGCCTTCCTCTTTCTGTATTTGCAATCAGAAAGGAACATCAGGTTGGTATTTTTGAGATGGGAATGAACCGCGTTAACGAAATCGGTGAAATTGCCTCTGTTCTTAAACCGCGTTTTGCTGTTATTACAAATATCGGTACGGCACACATAGGAATTCTTGGTTCACGGGAAAATATTGCTGCAGAAAAGTCAAAGATTTTTGATTATTTTCAAGGAATCGGAACAGCTTTTATTCCGGCAGGAGATGATTTTGCTTCATTTTTAAAGGAGCGCGTTGACGGAAACGTTGTTCTGTACGGGGAAGGCGTAGATGCAGATGTGCAGCTTGTAAAAGACAAAGGTCTTGAAGGAACCGAAATTTCTGTATGCGGCAAAAAAGCACTTATTCCGCTTCCTGGAAAGTACAATTTTCTGGACGCGCTTGCTGCCGTTGAACTTGCAAAATTCCTGGGACTTTCTGCAGAAGAAATTTGTTCCGGCCTAAATAATTTAAAGCCTATGTTCGGAAGAAGCCAGGTGCTCCACGGACGGTATACTGTTGTCCAGGATTGTTACAATGCAAATCCCGACTCCATGGAAAGGGCAATTGAATTTATTTCTTCTGTTCCATGCCCGCAGGGAAAATGCTTGGTTCTGGGAGATATGCTTGAACTTGGAGAGGCTTCTGCTTCTGAACACAGAAAAACAGGTCTTCTTGCCGCCGGGGCCGGATGTTCCCTTGTAGTGTTTACTGGCGATGAGATGCAGAATGCTTACAATGCTGCACTTGAATCGCACTGTAAATGCGAACTTGCATACTTTGCAGGAAAGAGTGATTCTGTTATGGAACAGGCTGCAGAAAAAGTCTGCTCTTCTATGGGTGAAGGTGCTGTTGTTCTTGTAAAGGGTTCTCGCGGAATGGGGCTTGAACGTGCAGTTGCGCATATTCTGGGAGAAAATTCCCATGACTAA
- the ftsZ gene encoding cell division protein FtsZ has protein sequence MIDFDNIEEEKTPAAADDSQLTANPTVIKIIGCGGGGSSAVKRMIEVGVKDVEFIVLNTDLQALKMSPAPKRIPIGQAITGGLGAGGNPVVGEQAAKEDSEVIKGLLEGADMVIITAGMGGGTGTGSAPIVAQLAQELGILTIAVVTTPFEFEAAVRMANAKEGLKKLRKYVDSLIVIPNQQCLKVSSKDKAASLPYKKAFLLADNVLCEGVRGISEIITIPGEINLDFNDVRSVMKGAGDAILGVGAGEGENRAIDAAQNAISNPMLENSHIDGATKILINITSDDSLTMPEIDEISNNIKASASQNVELFLGLVDNPDMAGRVSVTVIATGFNKTEVFEDAEDTAKKDDDDNLVDYGVFQKIIGGTSSSAAESDADSEEDQRFSTVSVSEDGGYEDTVSDDDVFDRDGFVSGQSHHESLKHKATHEVPPGYKVDPEDLSQPAIYRRKLDGLSRGINLSED, from the coding sequence ATGATAGATTTTGACAATATCGAGGAAGAAAAAACACCTGCCGCTGCAGATGATTCACAGCTCACGGCGAATCCGACGGTAATAAAAATTATCGGCTGCGGTGGTGGCGGTTCAAGTGCTGTAAAACGCATGATAGAAGTCGGCGTAAAAGATGTTGAATTTATAGTTTTGAATACAGATCTGCAGGCGTTGAAAATGTCTCCGGCTCCAAAACGTATTCCTATAGGACAGGCAATAACCGGCGGTCTTGGTGCAGGCGGAAACCCCGTAGTAGGCGAACAGGCTGCAAAAGAAGATTCAGAAGTAATAAAAGGGCTTCTTGAAGGAGCCGATATGGTTATTATTACAGCCGGAATGGGCGGCGGAACAGGAACAGGTTCTGCACCTATTGTTGCCCAGCTTGCACAGGAACTTGGCATTCTTACAATTGCCGTTGTAACGACACCGTTTGAATTCGAAGCGGCCGTCAGAATGGCAAATGCAAAGGAAGGTCTTAAGAAACTGCGCAAATATGTAGACAGTCTTATTGTAATTCCAAACCAGCAGTGCCTTAAGGTTTCATCAAAGGATAAAGCCGCAAGTCTTCCTTACAAAAAGGCATTCCTTCTTGCAGATAACGTTCTGTGCGAAGGTGTAAGGGGAATTTCTGAAATTATCACTATTCCGGGTGAAATCAACCTTGATTTCAATGATGTACGCTCGGTTATGAAGGGTGCAGGAGATGCAATTCTTGGAGTCGGTGCAGGTGAAGGTGAAAACCGTGCAATCGATGCCGCCCAGAATGCAATTTCCAATCCTATGCTTGAAAACAGCCATATTGATGGTGCTACAAAGATTCTTATTAACATTACCAGCGATGATTCCCTTACCATGCCCGAAATTGACGAGATTTCAAATAACATCAAGGCTTCTGCAAGTCAGAATGTTGAACTTTTCCTTGGACTTGTTGACAATCCTGACATGGCCGGCCGTGTTTCTGTTACTGTCATTGCAACCGGCTTTAACAAGACAGAAGTTTTTGAAGATGCAGAAGATACAGCAAAAAAAGATGATGATGATAATCTTGTAGATTACGGTGTATTCCAGAAAATCATAGGCGGAACATCATCTTCTGCAGCAGAGTCTGATGCTGATTCAGAAGAAGACCAGAGGTTCAGTACAGTGAGCGTTTCTGAAGACGGTGGTTATGAAGATACAGTCAGTGACGACGATGTTTTTGACAGGGACGGTTTTGTTTCAGGCCAGTCGCATCACGAATCACTGAAGCATAAGGCAACACACGAAGTTCCGCCGGGATACAAGGTAGATCCCGAAGATCTTTCACAGCCTGCCATTTACCGCAGAAAACTTGACGGTCTTTCACGCGGAATCAACCTTAGCGAGGATTAA
- a CDS encoding FtsW/RodA/SpoVE family cell cycle protein, which translates to MTNYTLFADKPAVRFRKSDPLFFVAVLLLWSLGMVTLYVSTQEAALRIRSDANSLGFFYDQLKYSCVAFVAFCAMAFLPVNFIKKISVVVFYACFILCVMAVIPGFKDERNGAYRCVDLGFISFQPSEFIKPALVFYLAYLFVDHASDYERESGKKHRNYPLFVVVPLCAFIAFGQNDLSTAIFIFCIGILMFIITGNSILWLLPMGIILVLFAVFFTTIKVYRLDRVIDFLNGELNYQLIKSQLAITAGGIWGAGMGGGMWRVASIPEVQSDYIFAGWANAMGLAGVTVYFVLLAFFVWRGTVISLSCQNKFAAYSAFAFTIMIAAQSLLNCAVVCGAVPTTGISLPFFTAGGTSLLTTFAMSGFILNASHCASDEELEEYSFAKKNMTESLEGIIIENE; encoded by the coding sequence ATGACTAACTATACGCTTTTTGCAGACAAACCTGCCGTAAGATTCAGAAAAAGTGATCCTCTTTTCTTTGTTGCTGTTCTGCTTTTGTGGTCTCTGGGAATGGTTACGCTTTATGTAAGTACGCAGGAAGCCGCGCTCAGAATCAGAAGTGACGCAAACAGCCTGGGCTTTTTTTACGATCAGCTTAAGTATTCGTGTGTGGCATTTGTTGCTTTTTGTGCAATGGCATTTCTTCCGGTTAATTTTATAAAGAAAATTTCGGTTGTTGTTTTTTATGCATGCTTTATTCTTTGCGTTATGGCCGTAATTCCGGGATTCAAGGACGAGAGAAACGGTGCGTACAGATGTGTTGATCTGGGTTTTATTTCTTTTCAGCCTTCTGAATTTATAAAGCCGGCACTTGTGTTTTATCTGGCATATCTTTTTGTTGACCATGCTTCTGACTATGAAAGGGAAAGCGGAAAGAAACACCGCAATTATCCTCTTTTTGTTGTTGTTCCTCTCTGTGCATTTATTGCTTTTGGTCAGAACGATTTGTCTACTGCCATTTTTATTTTCTGCATTGGAATTTTAATGTTCATCATTACAGGGAATTCAATTTTGTGGCTTTTGCCTATGGGAATAATTCTTGTTCTGTTTGCAGTTTTTTTTACTACAATAAAAGTTTACCGTCTGGACCGTGTCATTGACTTTCTGAACGGTGAACTCAATTACCAGCTTATAAAGTCACAGCTGGCTATTACTGCCGGTGGAATCTGGGGAGCAGGAATGGGCGGCGGAATGTGGCGTGTAGCTTCAATTCCTGAAGTTCAGAGTGACTATATTTTTGCAGGGTGGGCAAATGCAATGGGACTTGCCGGAGTAACTGTATATTTTGTTCTTCTTGCTTTTTTTGTATGGCGCGGAACAGTTATTTCTTTGTCCTGCCAGAATAAATTTGCAGCGTACTCGGCATTTGCGTTTACAATAATGATTGCAGCACAGTCTCTTTTGAATTGCGCTGTTGTCTGCGGTGCTGTTCCTACTACAGGAATATCGCTTCCGTTTTTTACTGCCGGAGGAACGTCGCTTTTGACGACATTTGCGATGAGCGGTTTTATACTGAACGCTTCGCACTGCGCTTCGGATGAGGAACTTGAAGAATACAGTTTTGCCAAAAAGAATATGACAGAAAGTCTGGAGGGAATAATAATAGAAAATGAGTGA
- the dprA gene encoding DNA-processing protein DprA, whose translation MSILDIALSSITFLTLREKLFLKKNLDSLDKLAVLSIKGISEIVGRSVRATIWNGSECARSAEKAEKIMKAREISALVYSENGYPALLSEIKDAPYALFYRGNADALSNRSVSVVGTRRVSEKSAAAAMDFAKDAALDGNTVISGLAYGIDSFAHRGALASERHGSTIAVLPCGIDTIVPSGHRRLAGNILLSDGCLVSEYIPGTPAEPWRFVQRNRIIAGLSPATVVVHAPAGSGALITADFALDYNRELMFHSAGLGESRKKIPFRTIDSDAEKNVNAPEKYLSDGAPVIGSYADYVAVRKDAPGMHICRNIKQLELFS comes from the coding sequence GTGAGTATTTTAGACATTGCACTGTCCTCAATTACATTTCTCACTCTCCGCGAAAAACTCTTTTTAAAGAAGAATCTTGACAGTTTGGATAAACTTGCTGTACTGTCTATAAAAGGTATTTCTGAAATAGTAGGAAGGTCCGTGCGTGCAACTATCTGGAATGGCAGTGAATGTGCCCGTTCCGCCGAAAAAGCAGAAAAGATAATGAAGGCACGTGAAATATCGGCCCTTGTTTATTCAGAAAACGGGTATCCGGCACTTCTTTCAGAAATAAAGGATGCGCCCTATGCTCTTTTTTACCGCGGAAACGCAGATGCTCTTTCAAACCGCAGTGTTTCTGTCGTAGGAACCAGGCGCGTGTCAGAAAAAAGTGCAGCTGCCGCAATGGATTTTGCAAAGGATGCAGCCCTTGACGGCAATACCGTAATAAGCGGTCTTGCATACGGAATTGATTCTTTTGCACACAGAGGCGCCCTTGCTTCGGAAAGACACGGTTCTACGATAGCCGTGCTGCCCTGCGGAATAGATACAATCGTTCCTTCGGGGCACAGAAGGCTTGCGGGGAACATTCTTCTTTCTGACGGATGCCTTGTTTCGGAATATATTCCGGGAACTCCTGCAGAACCGTGGCGTTTTGTTCAGAGAAACCGTATTATTGCAGGTCTGAGTCCGGCAACTGTTGTTGTACATGCGCCTGCAGGAAGCGGTGCCCTTATAACTGCAGATTTTGCCCTGGATTATAACCGCGAGCTTATGTTCCATTCTGCAGGGTTGGGGGAGAGTAGAAAAAAAATACCGTTCCGCACAATTGACTCTGATGCGGAAAAAAATGTAAACGCTCCGGAAAAATATCTTTCTGACGGCGCACCTGTTATTGGCAGTTATGCCGATTATGTTGCCGTAAGAAAAGACGCTCCCGGTATGCATATATGCAGAAATATAAAGCAGCTTGAATTATTCAGCTAG
- a CDS encoding cell division protein FtsQ/DivIB, whose product MSDVVFTDFEDFVTVSGSDKSEKKDKKVFLVKILVFVLAVLLFAELIISMVLVPCFSKPSITVSGLKSAYQQEFTELLGSMKTSSWLRFDTQRAASLLSSVPYIDSVDVSKVFPDRVIVSVKERVPVAKTVINNGGRYISVQIDKNGVLFTGNRQKSDTDYEIPLVSGLPVEKFREGMSIPANYRVLLDQIETVRSRSQKYFAAISEIQVVQKEYGNYELVLYPVHKHVRVLTDRSLNEEALKYMMVVLDVVDSIEPDVSEIDLRYGSVSYRTRSSAAVN is encoded by the coding sequence ATGAGTGATGTAGTATTTACCGATTTTGAGGATTTTGTGACTGTTTCAGGATCTGACAAAAGTGAAAAAAAAGACAAAAAGGTTTTTCTCGTAAAGATTCTGGTTTTTGTTCTTGCCGTTCTTCTTTTTGCTGAACTTATTATATCGATGGTTCTCGTTCCGTGTTTTTCAAAACCGTCAATAACTGTTTCCGGACTGAAGTCTGCTTACCAGCAGGAATTTACGGAACTTCTGGGCAGTATGAAAACATCGTCCTGGCTACGCTTTGATACCCAAAGGGCAGCATCTCTTTTGAGTTCTGTTCCTTATATAGACAGCGTTGATGTTTCAAAGGTTTTTCCTGACAGAGTGATTGTGTCTGTCAAAGAACGTGTTCCTGTAGCAAAAACTGTTATTAATAACGGCGGCCGCTATATATCTGTTCAAATTGATAAAAATGGTGTATTATTCACTGGCAACCGTCAGAAATCTGACACCGATTATGAGATACCGCTTGTTTCGGGTCTTCCTGTAGAAAAATTCAGGGAAGGTATGAGCATACCTGCAAATTACCGCGTTCTTTTGGACCAGATAGAAACTGTCAGAAGCCGGTCGCAGAAGTATTTTGCCGCTATTTCTGAAATTCAGGTTGTGCAGAAGGAATACGGCAATTACGAACTTGTTCTGTATCCTGTGCACAAACATGTCAGGGTTCTTACAGACCGTTCTCTTAACGAAGAGGCCTTGAAGTACATGATGGTTGTGCTTGATGTAGTCGATTCAATCGAGCCGGATGTTTCCGAGATAGATTTACGCTACGGTTCAGTGTCCTACAGGACTCGTTCTTCCGCAGCCGTTAATTGA
- the topA gene encoding type I DNA topoisomerase, with translation MSEKTELKTVAKKKSAKVSKTAKKKRTLVIVESPAKAKTIEHYLGPGYVVKASMGHLIDLPKSRIAIDVNNNFQPEYITVRGRAKLLKELQKDAKNSNAVLLASDNDREGEAIAWHLNNALSEKTKAPIERIVFNEITPVAIKEAVKNPRQIDEAKVNAQKARRVLDRLVGYNLSPLLWKKVKNGLSAGRVQSVALRLICEREKEVEDFIPEEYWTLDADFVKGKTKFTAQLVQYKNSKPELKNEAAVNEIISEIKNSACVVSDIKEVEKNVRPKAPFTTSKLQQAAANRLNFTSRKTMQIAQQLYEGIQIGSTRVGLITYMRTDSVRISQTAIDDVRGWISENYPDDLPAEKIEYSVGKGAQDAHEGIRPTYVKYTPESVKEYLTRDQLRLYSIIWERFVSSQMKNALSKTTSVDIQAGDALFRVSASKLSYKGFYNVIKTLSSKEDVTGNLPSLKKGEELSSGTFYPDQHFTQGPARYTDASIVKTLEEKGIGRPSTYAPIISVLLDRYYVTRSNKQLVPTQLGKIICRILVESFPDVINEKFTSDVENDLDKVEQNVLVWNGMIADFFGPFKKRVDEVMDTQESLKGSLDEATDEKCEKCGRPMVKKLGRFGYFLACSGFPECHNTKSIPLAKCPRPGCDGNIVARKTKGRGKEFYGCTNYPACDFITHFKPVDSVCPKCGWFLVEKYDKKNGSYKSCINPDCDYLHSDEEDVTPDVAGDFARANEADKAKMAKE, from the coding sequence ATGTCTGAAAAGACTGAGTTAAAGACTGTTGCTAAGAAAAAATCCGCTAAGGTGTCAAAAACCGCCAAAAAAAAGCGTACTCTTGTTATTGTTGAGTCTCCTGCAAAGGCAAAAACCATAGAGCATTATCTTGGTCCGGGTTATGTAGTAAAGGCTTCGATGGGCCATCTTATTGATCTTCCCAAAAGCCGTATTGCCATAGATGTAAACAATAATTTTCAGCCTGAATATATTACTGTCCGCGGAAGAGCCAAACTTCTTAAGGAACTTCAGAAAGATGCAAAAAACTCCAATGCAGTTCTTCTGGCATCTGATAACGACCGCGAAGGAGAAGCCATAGCCTGGCATCTGAACAATGCCCTGAGCGAAAAAACGAAGGCTCCCATAGAAAGAATTGTTTTTAATGAAATTACACCTGTTGCTATCAAGGAAGCCGTAAAGAATCCCCGTCAGATTGATGAAGCAAAGGTTAATGCACAGAAGGCAAGGCGTGTTCTGGACCGTCTGGTAGGTTATAACCTGAGTCCGCTTCTCTGGAAAAAAGTAAAGAATGGACTTTCTGCCGGCCGTGTTCAGTCGGTTGCGCTGAGGCTTATATGCGAGCGCGAAAAGGAAGTTGAAGATTTTATTCCTGAAGAATACTGGACTCTGGATGCAGATTTTGTCAAGGGAAAGACAAAATTTACTGCACAGCTTGTTCAGTACAAGAATTCCAAGCCGGAACTCAAGAATGAAGCTGCCGTCAACGAAATTATCAGCGAAATCAAAAACAGCGCATGTGTTGTTTCGGATATAAAGGAAGTCGAAAAAAACGTAAGGCCGAAGGCTCCGTTTACGACATCAAAGCTTCAGCAGGCCGCGGCAAACCGTCTGAATTTTACTTCAAGAAAGACAATGCAGATTGCACAGCAGCTTTACGAAGGTATTCAGATTGGAAGTACGCGCGTTGGTCTTATCACTTACATGCGAACGGACTCCGTAAGAATTTCGCAGACTGCAATTGATGATGTACGCGGATGGATTTCTGAAAATTATCCTGATGATCTTCCTGCAGAAAAAATTGAATATTCCGTCGGAAAAGGTGCACAGGATGCCCACGAAGGTATTCGCCCGACTTATGTAAAATACACGCCTGAAAGCGTTAAGGAATATCTTACCAGAGACCAGTTGAGACTTTATTCAATTATCTGGGAACGGTTTGTTTCAAGCCAGATGAAGAATGCACTCTCAAAGACAACAAGTGTGGATATCCAGGCCGGAGATGCGCTGTTCCGTGTAAGTGCAAGCAAACTTTCGTACAAGGGTTTCTATAATGTAATAAAGACTCTTTCTTCAAAAGAAGACGTTACGGGAAACCTTCCGTCGCTCAAAAAGGGTGAAGAACTTTCGAGCGGAACATTCTATCCCGATCAGCATTTTACACAGGGACCGGCACGCTATACCGATGCTTCTATTGTCAAGACTTTGGAAGAAAAGGGAATCGGCCGTCCTTCTACATATGCGCCTATAATCAGCGTTCTTCTGGATAGATATTATGTTACCAGAAGCAACAAGCAGCTTGTTCCGACACAGCTCGGAAAGATTATATGCAGAATTCTTGTAGAGTCATTCCCCGATGTAATCAACGAAAAATTTACTTCTGATGTTGAAAACGATCTGGATAAGGTTGAACAGAATGTTCTTGTCTGGAACGGAATGATTGCAGATTTCTTTGGGCCGTTCAAAAAACGTGTTGATGAAGTTATGGACACCCAGGAAAGTCTTAAGGGTTCCCTGGATGAAGCAACTGATGAAAAGTGCGAAAAGTGCGGCCGCCCCATGGTAAAAAAACTGGGACGCTTCGGATACTTTTTGGCTTGTTCCGGATTCCCCGAGTGCCATAACACAAAAAGCATTCCTCTGGCAAAGTGCCCGAGACCCGGTTGTGACGGAAACATTGTTGCAAGAAAAACAAAGGGGCGCGGAAAAGAATTCTATGGATGTACGAATTATCCGGCGTGTGACTTTATAACCCACTTTAAGCCGGTAGATTCAGTCTGCCCCAAGTGCGGCTGGTTCCTCGTAGAAAAGTATGACAAGAAAAATGGTTCTTACAAGAGCTGTATAAACCCTGACTGTGATTATCTGCATTCAGACGAGGAGGATGTAACTCCTGATGTTGCGGGAGATTTTGCCCGTGCAAATGAAGCAGACAAGGCCAAAATGGCAAAGGAGTAA
- a CDS encoding tetratricopeptide repeat protein, with protein MKKSIFCIVAVIFASAVISCGPSYNSVKRMQKMEEGVSSPTTKEELQEAIAKYDQRAMDLVSSEAQVGIWYKILGTRYLDQQMYGKAFDAFRKAIVYYPNNANLYYYIGICAGYLANSSLDYDAQGQVSDYAAKKMNYLKLSEEAYIQALEINPKYYRAMYGIGILYVFELGEPQKAVPYLERFLEVQTKDTNAMFVLARAYYTMYEFDKACALYDRIIEINPNPEKTAEAQANKKIVLDAQYSN; from the coding sequence ATGAAAAAATCAATATTTTGCATTGTGGCAGTAATATTTGCATCTGCCGTTATTTCGTGCGGCCCTTCCTATAATTCTGTAAAAAGAATGCAGAAGATGGAAGAAGGCGTTTCAAGTCCGACTACAAAAGAAGAACTGCAGGAAGCAATTGCAAAATATGATCAGAGGGCAATGGATCTGGTCTCTTCTGAAGCACAGGTGGGTATCTGGTACAAAATACTGGGTACCCGTTACCTTGACCAGCAGATGTACGGAAAAGCCTTTGACGCATTCCGCAAGGCAATAGTCTATTACCCGAATAATGCAAACCTCTATTATTACATAGGAATTTGTGCGGGTTATCTTGCAAATTCTTCACTGGATTACGATGCTCAAGGCCAGGTTTCGGATTATGCCGCAAAAAAGATGAATTATCTAAAGCTTTCGGAAGAAGCATATATTCAGGCTCTGGAAATCAATCCAAAATATTACAGGGCAATGTATGGAATAGGCATTCTTTACGTGTTTGAACTTGGCGAACCGCAGAAGGCTGTTCCTTATCTTGAACGATTTCTTGAAGTTCAGACAAAAGATACGAATGCAATGTTTGTTCTTGCAAGGGCTTATTACACCATGTACGAGTTTGACAAGGCATGTGCTCTTTATGACAGGATTATAGAAATCAATCCCAATCCTGAAAAAACAGCAGAAGCACAGGCCAATAAAAAAATAGTTCTTGACGCACAGTATTCCAATTAG
- a CDS encoding FtsB/FtsL family cell division protein, which translates to MKQGISSIFKTMGLFLLALSIPGLLILNAVQSKKFKEQEDSVLELEEKQSEFVEQNKKLITEIGVLSSSDRIEKVAENELGMRKAESNEIVRVEMRNKK; encoded by the coding sequence ATGAAACAGGGCATAAGTTCTATTTTCAAGACCATGGGACTTTTTTTGCTTGCGCTCAGTATTCCGGGTCTTTTGATATTGAATGCAGTTCAGTCCAAAAAATTCAAGGAACAGGAAGATTCTGTTCTTGAACTCGAAGAAAAGCAGTCTGAATTTGTGGAGCAGAATAAAAAGCTTATTACCGAGATTGGAGTTCTCTCAAGCTCTGACAGAATTGAAAAGGTTGCAGAAAATGAACTCGGCATGAGAAAAGCCGAATCAAATGAAATTGTCAGGGTAGAAATGAGGAATAAAAAATGA
- the ftsA gene encoding cell division protein FtsA encodes MGDKVVGLDIGTCFIRVAIGELDADNNIEIIGLAKRPSQGLRNGVIVNIDAAMNAIRETVEEADRAAGVEVTSVCTAIGGSQVESTNSTGQTGVDASGRNLRPMEIGESAKKRVIDVAKSIMIPLDKKLIHVIPQDYIIDGQAGYKNPIGIMGVRLEVSVHLVMASETAFANIQQCITRAGYNLDNVMLKTLAAAKSTLHSDEMDLGSILIDLGGGTTDVIVINNGAPVFTASIPVGGNLVTNDIAIVKGIPNAVAEKIKVESGSCWVFGGEENEEVIIPGVGGRPPEQTNRLELCQIIAPRMEEILTLVKKEVVRRSNLTKLSGSIVLTGGGALMPGVVELAQSVWKTSSVRIGCCSDMGGVDKSYREPDFATVMGLVQFNNNSQDKKKSYYKKAGKSASDNGGHHFIKDFIKHFF; translated from the coding sequence TTGGGCGACAAAGTTGTTGGTCTTGACATTGGAACATGTTTCATAAGAGTTGCCATAGGTGAGCTTGATGCCGACAACAATATAGAAATTATCGGTCTGGCAAAAAGGCCTTCTCAGGGACTCCGTAACGGCGTAATAGTAAATATTGATGCTGCCATGAACGCAATAAGGGAAACTGTAGAAGAAGCTGACCGTGCCGCAGGTGTGGAAGTTACTTCTGTCTGTACGGCAATCGGCGGTTCCCAGGTAGAAAGCACGAATTCCACAGGCCAGACAGGGGTGGACGCTTCGGGCAGAAACTTAAGACCCATGGAAATAGGCGAAAGTGCAAAAAAAAGGGTTATTGATGTTGCAAAGTCAATAATGATTCCGCTTGACAAAAAACTTATCCACGTAATTCCTCAGGATTATATAATTGACGGTCAGGCAGGTTACAAAAACCCTATTGGAATAATGGGCGTAAGACTGGAAGTGTCAGTTCACCTGGTTATGGCTTCGGAAACAGCCTTTGCAAATATCCAGCAGTGCATAACCCGAGCAGGATACAATCTGGATAATGTTATGCTCAAAACGCTTGCGGCTGCAAAGTCAACGCTTCATTCAGACGAAATGGATCTGGGTTCTATTCTGATTGACCTTGGCGGTGGAACTACAGACGTGATTGTAATAAACAACGGTGCGCCTGTTTTTACAGCCTCAATTCCTGTAGGCGGAAACCTTGTTACGAATGACATTGCAATAGTAAAGGGAATCCCGAATGCTGTTGCAGAAAAGATAAAGGTAGAAAGTGGAAGCTGCTGGGTATTCGGCGGTGAAGAAAATGAAGAAGTAATTATTCCTGGAGTAGGTGGAAGACCGCCAGAGCAGACTAACAGGCTCGAACTGTGCCAGATAATTGCGCCTCGTATGGAAGAAATACTTACTCTTGTAAAAAAAGAGGTTGTGCGCCGTTCTAATCTTACCAAGCTGAGCGGAAGTATCGTTCTTACAGGCGGCGGTGCTTTGATGCCGGGTGTCGTTGAACTTGCGCAGAGTGTATGGAAGACGTCTTCTGTAAGAATCGGCTGCTGTTCTGACATGGGCGGTGTAGACAAAAGTTACCGTGAACCGGACTTTGCAACTGTTATGGGGCTTGTTCAGTTCAATAACAATTCGCAGGACAAAAAGAAGTCTTATTATAAAAAGGCCGGGAAATCCGCTTCTGACAACGGCGGGCATCATTTTATAAAAGATTTTATAAAGCATTTCTTTTAG